The Neomonachus schauinslandi chromosome 4, ASM220157v2, whole genome shotgun sequence genome includes a region encoding these proteins:
- the FAM167B gene encoding protein FAM167B, translated as MSLGPLEFQAVGEENEEDEKEESLDSVKALTAKLQLQTRRPSYLEWTARVQSQVWHGAQTRPGLGGPGTLCGFDSMDSALEWLRRELREMQAQDRQLAGQLLRLRAQLHRLKVDQACHLHQELLDEAELELELELEPGSGLALAPPLRHLGLTRMNISARRFTLC; from the exons ATGTCCCTGGGGCCACTGGAATTCCAGGCAGTgggtgaagaaaatgaagaggatgAGAAGGAAGAGAGCCTGGACTCTGTGAAGGCCCTGACGGCCAAGCTGCAGCTGCAGACGCGGCGACCCTCGTATCTGGAGTGGACAGCCCGGGTCCAGAGCCAGGTGTGGCACGGGGCCCAAACCAGACCCGGGCTGGGGGGCCCCGGGACCCTCTGCGGCTTCGACTCAATGGACTCTGCCCTTGAGTGGCTCCGCCGGGAGCTG CGGGAGATGCAGGCTCAGGACCGGCAGCTGGCGGGGCAGTTGCTTCGGCTGCGGGCCCAGCTGCACCGGCTGAAGGTGGACCAAGCCTGTCACCTGCACCAAGAGCTGCTGGACGAGgcggagctggagctggagctggagctggagccgGGGTCCGGCCTCGCCTTGGCCCCGCCGCTGCGGCACCTCGGCCTCACGCGCATGAACATCAGTGCCCGGCGCTTCACCCTCtgctga